From Micromonospora rifamycinica, a single genomic window includes:
- a CDS encoding glycine amidinotransferase — MQLNSFDEWSPLKEVIVGSADNYISHDRELSFDLFFHDNIRENRSFRTEWYYPRLAARAATAAAPEPGRVPIKERYVAELCEDLDGLAKTLESLAVTVHRPITLDPSTVEVATPAWSAAVVPPLNVRDNTLILGDEIIETPPMIRSRYFETQLLKPIFADYFRRGARWTVMPRPMMTDASFDLSYVRSGTAGGPTETIEDPRPSPYDVGFEMMFDGAQCLRLGRDVVANVSTANHALACDWLERHLAGRFRIHRVYQLSDSHLDSMVLALRPGTLLVRSAEVMEKLPAPLRSWDHIVAPEPDGDSFPRYDDDDLILTSPFIDLNVLSVDPATVLVNEACPELARTLERHGFTAVPVRHRHRRLFGGGLHCFTLDTVRQGGAEDYLR; from the coding sequence ATGCAGCTCAACAGCTTTGACGAGTGGTCGCCGCTGAAGGAAGTAATTGTCGGCTCGGCCGACAACTACATATCGCACGACCGTGAGCTGTCATTCGACCTGTTCTTCCACGACAACATCAGGGAGAACCGGTCCTTCCGGACCGAGTGGTACTACCCCCGCCTGGCGGCTCGCGCGGCCACCGCGGCGGCGCCGGAGCCCGGCCGGGTGCCGATCAAGGAGCGGTACGTCGCCGAGCTCTGCGAGGACCTCGACGGGCTCGCCAAGACCCTCGAATCCCTCGCGGTGACCGTCCACCGTCCGATCACCCTGGACCCGTCCACGGTGGAGGTCGCCACGCCGGCGTGGTCGGCCGCCGTCGTCCCACCACTCAACGTGCGGGACAACACCCTGATCCTGGGCGACGAGATCATCGAGACCCCACCCATGATCCGCTCGCGGTACTTCGAGACGCAGCTGCTCAAGCCGATCTTCGCCGACTACTTCCGGCGGGGCGCGCGGTGGACGGTCATGCCGCGGCCGATGATGACCGACGCCTCGTTCGACCTGTCCTACGTCCGCAGTGGCACGGCGGGCGGGCCGACCGAGACGATCGAGGACCCGCGCCCGTCACCGTACGACGTGGGGTTCGAGATGATGTTCGACGGCGCCCAGTGTCTGCGACTGGGCCGGGACGTCGTCGCCAACGTCTCGACGGCCAACCACGCCCTGGCGTGCGACTGGCTCGAACGCCACCTCGCCGGACGGTTCCGCATCCACCGGGTGTACCAGCTGAGCGACAGTCACCTCGACAGCATGGTGCTGGCGTTACGGCCGGGCACCCTGCTGGTGCGTTCCGCCGAGGTGATGGAGAAGCTCCCCGCGCCGTTGCGCAGCTGGGACCACATCGTCGCGCCCGAGCCGGACGGCGACAGCTTCCCCCGCTACGACGACGACGACCTCATCCTCACCAGCCCGTTCATCGACCTCAACGTGCTCTCCGTCGACCCGGCGACGGTGCTGGTCAACGAGGCGTGCCCGGAGCTGGCCCGCACGTTGGAACGGCACGGGTTCACCGCCGTACCCGTCCGCCACCGCCACCGCCGGCTGTTCGGTGGGGGCCTGCACTGCTTCACCCTGGACACCGTCCGCCAGGGCGGCGCGGAAGACTACCTCCGCTGA
- a CDS encoding methyltransferase — translation MRAAHDGDPVYERFQFLMNAPALFNAVATSVELGIFHFLADRAEATFDQIHQHTALPLHQLRVLLQAVCSTGLLTRRDGRYANSAVAQDLLASDDEDSWAHIIVGWKEVYYPAFGQMTTALRAGTNTALDAYPGDEPTLYQRLSRNPDLEAVFHRAMSAFTLRSVDALVERPEFAEVRHLLDVGGGDGTTSIRLAARHPQLKSTIFDIPSVSRIADGKTTALADRVDLLSGNMFTDNFPLGPDAVLFSHVLEIFSAEQILAMLQKAYDVLPVGGRVFLYGYNVSDDETSGIFSARLGLYFNVLASGQGMAYPAADYERWLSRVGFRDVTTVRGLPFEHGLSMGTR, via the coding sequence ATGCGTGCCGCACACGATGGCGATCCGGTCTATGAGCGCTTCCAGTTCCTGATGAACGCTCCCGCGTTGTTCAACGCGGTGGCCACCTCCGTCGAGCTGGGGATCTTCCATTTCCTCGCCGACCGGGCCGAGGCGACGTTCGACCAGATCCACCAGCACACGGCACTGCCGCTCCACCAGCTCCGGGTCCTCCTCCAGGCGGTCTGTTCGACCGGGCTGCTGACCAGGCGGGACGGCCGGTACGCCAACTCGGCGGTCGCCCAGGATCTCCTCGCCTCCGACGACGAGGACAGCTGGGCGCACATCATCGTCGGCTGGAAGGAGGTCTACTACCCCGCCTTCGGGCAGATGACGACGGCGCTGCGGGCGGGCACCAACACCGCACTCGACGCCTACCCCGGCGACGAACCCACGCTCTACCAGCGGCTTTCCCGCAACCCTGACCTTGAGGCGGTGTTCCACCGGGCGATGAGCGCCTTCACCCTGCGCTCCGTCGACGCGCTGGTCGAACGGCCGGAGTTCGCCGAGGTGCGGCACCTGCTCGACGTCGGCGGCGGCGACGGCACGACGTCGATCCGCCTCGCGGCACGCCACCCCCAGCTGAAGTCGACGATCTTCGACATTCCCAGCGTGTCCAGAATCGCCGACGGCAAGACGACCGCACTGGCCGACCGGGTCGACCTTCTCTCCGGCAACATGTTCACCGACAACTTTCCTCTCGGCCCGGACGCCGTCCTCTTCAGCCACGTGCTGGAGATCTTCTCCGCCGAGCAGATCCTGGCGATGCTGCAGAAGGCCTATGACGTCCTGCCGGTCGGCGGACGGGTCTTCCTGTACGGCTACAACGTCTCCGACGACGAGACCAGTGGCATTTTCTCGGCCCGCCTCGGCCTGTACTTCAATGTGCTGGCGAGCGGGCAGGGCATGGCATATCCGGCAGCGGACTACGAGCGCTGGTTGAGCCGCGTGGGCTTCCGCGACGTGACCACGGTCCGCGGTCTCCCCTTCGAGCACGGCCTCAGCATGGGCACCAGATAG
- a CDS encoding DUF6002 family protein, whose translation MLLENALAHYYPQVQDALRTLSGSAASSEFTPGVELPEPTPAMREYLSASDLGHTPMGRYRGRNLALLDLTRNPGTMTTKTFASLVIVARAVGYIQRTGERVTIITPSSANKAVAMRDAVLRAIGAGLVTPDQLNVAVVVPAGSVHKIRASELLTDPYLRARNPIAVYRGDVPGTVKTIARTMVDTHREALEKSAKTNLWYTLQLENYLAADVVRALAEEEFFPPAATVPRLHVHAVSSAYGLLGHAYGRERFGGTGLPSRYFLVQHLGAPDMVVSLYHDGDFDSRHLPDYSYQPESGRYVQQEDPHFPAVTFDPRETLDPTFYTRTPVTSARMNALIHGQGGGGVVVSLAECLERYGQTRALLGEAGVPVPANPTALREWSLVMAVTGILNAIDRDLVPEDDILVHGSGCYATGDFDEVTLRDMHEVDTDDDSLRNVVLDAAAL comes from the coding sequence ATGCTTCTCGAGAATGCTCTCGCCCATTATTATCCGCAGGTTCAGGATGCACTGCGAACACTGTCGGGCAGTGCCGCGTCGAGCGAGTTCACGCCCGGTGTCGAACTGCCCGAACCGACACCCGCGATGCGCGAGTACCTTTCGGCCTCCGATCTGGGGCACACCCCGATGGGGCGGTACCGCGGCAGGAACCTCGCGCTGCTGGACCTCACCCGCAACCCCGGGACGATGACGACGAAGACCTTCGCCTCACTGGTCATCGTCGCCCGTGCGGTCGGGTACATCCAGCGCACCGGCGAGCGGGTCACGATCATCACGCCGTCCTCCGCGAACAAGGCCGTCGCCATGCGGGACGCGGTGCTGCGGGCGATCGGCGCCGGACTGGTCACCCCCGACCAGCTCAACGTGGCGGTCGTCGTACCCGCCGGCTCGGTCCACAAGATCCGCGCGTCGGAACTGCTCACCGACCCGTACCTGCGCGCCCGCAACCCCATCGCCGTGTACCGGGGTGACGTGCCCGGCACGGTGAAGACGATCGCGCGGACCATGGTCGACACCCACAGGGAGGCACTGGAGAAGAGCGCCAAGACCAACCTCTGGTACACCCTGCAACTGGAGAACTACCTGGCCGCGGACGTGGTGCGGGCGCTGGCGGAGGAGGAGTTCTTCCCGCCGGCAGCGACCGTACCGCGGCTGCACGTGCACGCCGTGTCCAGCGCGTACGGGCTGCTCGGGCACGCGTACGGCCGGGAGCGGTTCGGCGGGACCGGCCTGCCCTCGCGCTACTTCCTCGTGCAGCATCTCGGCGCGCCGGACATGGTGGTCAGCCTCTACCACGACGGCGACTTCGACAGCAGGCACCTGCCCGACTACTCCTACCAGCCGGAGTCCGGTCGCTACGTCCAGCAGGAGGACCCGCACTTCCCGGCCGTCACCTTCGACCCCCGGGAGACGCTCGACCCGACGTTCTACACCAGGACCCCGGTGACCTCGGCCCGGATGAACGCGCTCATCCACGGCCAGGGCGGCGGCGGCGTGGTCGTCTCCCTCGCCGAGTGCCTCGAACGGTACGGCCAGACCCGCGCCCTGCTCGGTGAGGCGGGCGTGCCCGTCCCGGCGAATCCGACCGCGCTCCGCGAGTGGTCGCTGGTCATGGCGGTGACCGGGATCCTGAACGCCATCGACCGGGACCTGGTGCCGGAGGACGACATCCTCGTGCACGGCTCCGGCTGCTACGCCACCGGCGACTTCGACGAGGTGACCCTCCGCGACATGCACGAGGTCGACACCGACGACGACTCGCTCAGGAACGTGGTGCTCGACGCCGCCGCACTGTGA
- a CDS encoding glycine amidinotransferase: MRLNSYDDFSPLKEVVLGSATDYLDRIDDLSFDMFVSDNLTGAKGYYPSITDWYDGASRADRNEPHRLATKKRFLGELIEDVEGIAAILESLGIRVLRPMPLDPRPGNVATPAWSAPVTPPLNVRDNTLILGDEIIETPPTLRARYFETQFLKPIFMRYFAEGARWTTMPRPMMTDASFDPENVANAAPNIEVPVDPRPSAYDVGPEIMIDGANCLRLGRDLIVNISNANHALAYDWLQRHLAGRFRVHRMHKLTQSHIDSVVIPLRPGTLLIRSERVLDFLPERLRSWDLIVSPVPDVSDYPQYDNDDPIPASPYIDLNLLSIDENTVLVNDACKTLIRTLEDHRFTVVPARHRHRRLFGGGFHCFTLDTVRTGGAEDYLG; encoded by the coding sequence ATGCGCCTGAACAGCTACGACGACTTCTCACCGCTCAAGGAGGTCGTCCTCGGCTCCGCGACCGACTACCTCGACCGCATCGACGACCTGTCGTTCGACATGTTCGTCAGCGACAACCTCACCGGCGCCAAGGGGTACTACCCGAGCATCACCGACTGGTACGACGGCGCTTCCCGGGCCGACCGCAACGAACCGCACCGGCTCGCGACGAAGAAGCGCTTCCTCGGCGAGCTGATCGAGGACGTCGAGGGCATCGCGGCCATTCTCGAGTCCCTCGGGATCCGGGTGCTCAGGCCGATGCCGCTCGACCCGCGCCCCGGGAACGTGGCGACCCCCGCGTGGTCCGCACCGGTCACGCCCCCACTGAACGTGCGGGACAACACGCTGATCCTCGGCGACGAGATCATCGAGACGCCGCCGACCCTGCGGGCGAGGTACTTCGAGACGCAGTTCCTCAAGCCGATCTTCATGAGGTACTTCGCCGAGGGCGCCCGCTGGACGACGATGCCCCGGCCGATGATGACCGACGCCTCGTTCGACCCGGAGAACGTCGCGAACGCGGCACCCAACATCGAGGTGCCGGTCGACCCCCGGCCGTCCGCGTACGACGTCGGCCCGGAAATCATGATCGACGGCGCGAACTGTCTGCGGCTCGGCCGCGACCTGATCGTCAACATCTCCAACGCCAACCACGCGCTGGCCTACGACTGGCTTCAGCGGCACCTGGCGGGGCGCTTCCGCGTCCACCGCATGCACAAGCTGACCCAGAGCCACATCGACAGCGTGGTGATCCCGCTGCGGCCGGGCACCCTGCTCATCAGGTCCGAGCGGGTCCTGGACTTCCTGCCGGAGCGGCTGCGCTCGTGGGACCTGATCGTCTCCCCGGTGCCCGACGTCAGCGACTACCCACAGTACGACAACGACGACCCCATTCCCGCCAGCCCGTACATCGACCTCAACCTGCTGTCGATCGACGAGAACACCGTGCTGGTCAACGACGCCTGCAAGACCCTGATCCGCACCCTGGAGGACCACAGGTTCACGGTGGTGCCGGCGCGGCACCGCCACCGTCGGTTGTTCGGCGGCGGTTTCCACTGCTTCACCCTCGACACCGTCCGTACCGGCGGCGCCGAGGACTACCTCGGCTAG
- a CDS encoding thiamine pyrophosphate-binding protein, which yields MAVPDCASALSDALLEHEFAPFFGTPCGILAPLYSRLEAAADLWTISREDNAVGVAAGAAMAGRSPVVLMQNSGLGQSVNALASLVVPYRIPMLLIISLRGIPPDFTTENIVMGRLTEPLLREAGIPTARLAEENLAAQTDWASRLVVEDRRPAALLVPPALLGWQA from the coding sequence ATGGCGGTTCCCGACTGCGCATCGGCCCTGTCCGACGCACTGCTGGAGCACGAGTTCGCACCGTTCTTCGGCACCCCCTGCGGCATCCTGGCGCCTCTCTACAGCCGGCTCGAGGCCGCCGCGGACCTGTGGACCATCTCGCGCGAGGACAACGCGGTGGGTGTCGCCGCCGGCGCCGCGATGGCGGGGAGGAGCCCCGTGGTCCTGATGCAGAACTCCGGTCTCGGCCAGTCGGTGAACGCCCTCGCGTCCCTCGTCGTGCCGTACCGGATTCCGATGCTCCTCATCATCAGTCTGCGCGGTATCCCCCCGGACTTCACCACGGAGAACATCGTCATGGGTCGTCTGACCGAACCACTGCTCCGCGAGGCGGGCATCCCCACCGCCCGACTCGCGGAGGAGAACCTCGCGGCGCAGACCGACTGGGCCAGCCGGCTCGTGGTCGAGGACCGCCGACCGGCGGCCCTGCTCGTTCCCCCGGCCCTGCTCGGGTGGCAGGCATGA
- a CDS encoding thiamine pyrophosphate-dependent enzyme — protein sequence MNKTAVIRALIEATSTDPIIFTTGYSCRIARNVADRPNHFYMTGSMGLAAAIGTGIALSTGRLVVVVDGDGALAMNPGCLLTAGALPHLPLLHLVLDDGRYDSTGGQRVPSRRINFTALAEAAGYTGVWHVDDLSKFRELLHSEARTCTSPTFVHCELTEEDEAGTPPRIEAELAQHQLRFSRHLTSSR from the coding sequence ATGAACAAGACGGCAGTGATCCGCGCGCTGATCGAGGCGACGTCCACCGACCCGATCATCTTCACCACCGGCTACTCCTGCCGCATCGCCAGGAACGTGGCGGACCGGCCGAACCACTTCTACATGACCGGCAGCATGGGCCTCGCGGCCGCCATCGGTACCGGCATCGCGTTGTCGACGGGCCGGCTCGTGGTGGTCGTCGACGGTGACGGCGCACTGGCCATGAATCCGGGTTGCCTGCTCACCGCCGGCGCGCTCCCCCACCTTCCCCTGCTGCACCTCGTCCTCGACGACGGTCGGTACGACTCCACCGGAGGCCAGCGCGTCCCGTCGCGACGCATCAACTTCACCGCCCTGGCCGAAGCCGCCGGATACACCGGCGTCTGGCACGTCGACGATCTGAGCAAGTTCCGGGAGTTGCTGCACAGCGAGGCGAGGACGTGCACCAGCCCCACCTTCGTCCACTGCGAGCTGACCGAGGAGGACGAGGCCGGCACACCGCCGAGAATCGAGGCCGAGCTCGCGCAGCACCAGCTCCGGTTCAGCCGACACCTCACCTCGTCCCGGTGA
- a CDS encoding transposase yields the protein MYPHQDVQPAPWQHTFATTFAWIAEHQPAFFQSLAWVETQQNPTCLAMFHAWADEQAAHTGVDQLRRSLATITLLQQHAGGQLDRDHLVVALVDTVRPPWVDHPLAMAFGEVDPTLVAEFAQLDDMFALVTRLTQVFEVDTGYTFAQWSVAAEALAGEVAAAYLPYFAAACDEHLRQWYLPATVAQPDLTGQPGNPAPDGGDQPAPRWLDYLDPDQFPQVLADCPDLAAEMAEYNTQAYAFNLAGPYQEEYRSSVHDAIARVLARYAHRQPVILGRLQSFGGDDPATAHLLALAPQWEQLRHVCGLLTAALEPGFTGYPPAQPLPVREQIAAAARARLSARDSRQGGAEPSEPVGAPRAVEVPRPPSRPPERVEQHGPSTQGVITDEQWRQIAAILPGDPHRSRQHHRRLLVEAIYHRRRTGCSWAELPAPYPPGMTVAGYQARWEHDGTMRLIEAILG from the coding sequence GTGTACCCGCATCAGGACGTCCAGCCGGCGCCATGGCAACACACGTTCGCCACGACCTTCGCCTGGATCGCCGAGCACCAGCCGGCGTTCTTCCAGAGCCTCGCCTGGGTCGAAACCCAGCAGAACCCCACCTGCCTGGCGATGTTCCATGCCTGGGCCGACGAACAGGCCGCCCACACCGGCGTCGACCAGCTGCGCCGTAGCCTGGCCACGATCACGCTGCTCCAGCAGCACGCCGGTGGGCAGCTGGACCGCGACCACCTCGTCGTCGCGCTGGTGGACACCGTCCGGCCGCCGTGGGTCGACCACCCCCTGGCGATGGCGTTCGGGGAGGTCGATCCGACGCTCGTCGCGGAGTTCGCCCAGCTCGACGACATGTTCGCGCTGGTCACCCGCTTGACGCAGGTGTTCGAGGTGGACACCGGGTACACGTTCGCCCAATGGTCGGTGGCCGCCGAGGCCCTCGCCGGCGAGGTCGCCGCGGCGTACCTGCCGTACTTCGCCGCAGCCTGCGACGAGCACCTGCGGCAGTGGTATCTGCCCGCCACCGTCGCGCAACCGGACCTGACCGGTCAGCCCGGGAACCCGGCACCTGACGGCGGCGACCAGCCGGCGCCCCGGTGGCTGGACTACCTGGATCCCGACCAGTTCCCGCAGGTGCTGGCGGACTGCCCCGACCTCGCCGCCGAGATGGCCGAATACAACACCCAGGCGTACGCGTTCAACCTGGCCGGGCCGTACCAGGAGGAGTACCGGTCGTCGGTGCACGATGCCATCGCCCGCGTCCTGGCCCGGTACGCCCACCGCCAACCGGTGATCCTCGGTCGCCTCCAGTCGTTCGGCGGCGACGATCCGGCGACCGCCCACCTGCTGGCCCTCGCCCCGCAGTGGGAGCAGCTCCGCCATGTCTGCGGGCTCCTCACCGCCGCCCTCGAACCCGGCTTCACCGGATATCCGCCGGCCCAGCCGTTGCCGGTTCGGGAACAGATCGCGGCGGCGGCGCGGGCCCGGCTGTCGGCCAGGGACAGCCGGCAGGGCGGTGCGGAACCGTCGGAACCGGTCGGGGCGCCGAGAGCCGTCGAGGTGCCGCGACCACCATCCCGCCCTCCCGAGCGGGTCGAGCAGCACGGACCGTCGACTCAGGGCGTCATCACCGACGAGCAGTGGCGGCAGATCGCGGCGATCCTGCCGGGCGACCCGCACCGGAGCCGGCAGCACCACCGGCGGCTGCTCGTGGAAGCGATCTACCACCGCAGACGCACCGGCTGCAGCTGGGCGGAGCTGCCGGCGCCCTATCCACCGGGCATGACCGTCGCCGGCTACCAGGCGAGATGGGAGCATGACGGCACCATGCGCCTGATCGAGGCGATCCTGGGCTAG
- a CDS encoding PKD domain-containing protein — translation MIKPAVLRLSLVLAILTALVGVRPTAAFAQPANDEFASATTVGSLPFQTTQDTSSATTDPADPGECGEYQSVWFTFTPTKDTLIQASTLGSDYSTVLSAWSGPSGSLDLVACNESYGDADSRITFTATAGTTYHFMVTSYFEAEAGELAFSLRRTNRPKNDSFAAAKVINKLPFSRAVDLDTASMEVGEPTACLDAKQTRWYSYTPAVTRSITASAGYWGSVAGYSGTSLTNLTLLGCSYRYNVPFTFRAEAGTTYLFQVDLRCCPTEPSTGPAELDVHVTPNPNADFSYSPTDPSTLDTVSFHDYSFDPGRVEFASRLWKFGDGTTFEGLSPTHRYAADGDYRVSLTVTTLDGRKGKTTKVVPVRIHDGAVTRPAVPATSRQDSRSRSTVAHHRAF, via the coding sequence ATGATCAAACCGGCGGTACTGAGACTCTCCCTAGTTTTGGCTATTCTGACCGCGCTGGTCGGTGTCCGGCCGACAGCGGCCTTCGCCCAGCCCGCGAACGACGAATTCGCCAGCGCCACGACGGTCGGCAGCCTGCCCTTCCAGACAACGCAGGACACCAGCAGCGCCACCACCGATCCGGCGGATCCCGGGGAATGCGGAGAGTATCAGTCCGTCTGGTTCACTTTCACTCCCACCAAGGACACGCTGATCCAGGCGAGCACCCTCGGGAGCGACTACAGTACGGTCCTGTCCGCCTGGAGTGGCCCCTCCGGGTCGCTGGACCTCGTAGCCTGCAACGAAAGCTACGGCGACGCGGATTCCCGGATCACCTTCACGGCCACCGCGGGCACCACCTACCACTTCATGGTCACCTCGTACTTCGAGGCGGAGGCCGGTGAGCTGGCGTTCTCCCTCAGGCGGACCAACCGGCCGAAGAACGACAGCTTCGCCGCCGCCAAGGTGATCAACAAGTTGCCGTTCTCACGCGCGGTGGATCTGGACACCGCGAGCATGGAGGTCGGCGAACCGACCGCCTGCCTCGATGCGAAGCAGACGCGCTGGTACTCGTACACCCCCGCGGTCACCCGCTCCATCACCGCTTCAGCGGGCTACTGGGGCTCGGTCGCCGGCTACAGCGGGACGTCGTTGACGAATTTAACCCTGCTGGGCTGCTCATACCGGTACAACGTCCCGTTCACCTTCCGGGCGGAAGCCGGCACGACCTACCTGTTCCAGGTCGACCTGCGGTGCTGCCCGACCGAACCGAGCACGGGACCGGCCGAACTCGACGTCCACGTCACGCCGAACCCGAATGCGGATTTCTCCTACAGCCCCACCGATCCGAGCACCCTGGACACCGTCTCCTTCCATGACTACTCGTTCGACCCCGGCAGGGTGGAATTCGCCTCACGGTTGTGGAAATTCGGTGACGGAACGACGTTCGAAGGGCTCTCCCCCACTCATCGGTACGCGGCCGACGGTGACTACCGGGTAAGTCTGACCGTGACGACCCTTGATGGCCGAAAAGGGAAGACGACCAAGGTCGTTCCGGTACGGATCCACGACGGGGCAGTCACCCGCCCGGCCGTACCGGCCACGAGTCGGCAGGACAGTCGATCAAGGTCTACTGTCGCGCACCATAGAGCGTTCTGA
- a CDS encoding helix-turn-helix domain-containing protein: MVHRTVIDTQRLPPAERFGMWLDLVARTSTPLRIRSDHQHDFRASAEIIDLGPVRLLRYRYPSLEAVRTAKLVRRSEVDYHLLALTLNGTGVVGQAGRQSRLDAGEFTFYDGSRPHEVSHFGEEGDQRYAASVVALIPYGALPVPPERLSPLLAGRMSASEGLGALVAQYLTRITAFPEQYRQADAERLGGVALDLISTMLGRHLVAEDDVPREVRRRALLAQVRDHVQRRLGDAGLTPGSIAEAHHVSVRSLHRLFEQEQTTVASYIRELRLARCRRDLADPALAHRPVQAIATRWGFRDKAHFSRVFRAAHQLTPQEYRTLHLQQARMVNNPASGVNPGSPY; the protein is encoded by the coding sequence ATGGTGCACCGCACAGTCATCGACACGCAGCGACTACCGCCGGCGGAACGGTTCGGGATGTGGCTCGACCTGGTGGCCCGCACCTCGACGCCGCTGCGGATCCGCTCCGACCACCAGCACGACTTCCGGGCCAGCGCCGAGATCATCGACCTGGGTCCGGTCCGGTTGCTGCGCTACCGCTACCCGTCGCTGGAGGCGGTCCGTACCGCGAAGCTGGTCCGCCGCTCCGAGGTGGACTACCACCTGCTCGCCCTCACCCTCAACGGCACCGGCGTCGTCGGGCAGGCCGGCCGGCAGAGCCGGCTGGACGCCGGGGAGTTCACCTTCTACGACGGCTCGCGCCCGCACGAGGTCAGCCACTTCGGTGAGGAGGGCGACCAGCGGTACGCCGCCTCCGTGGTCGCCCTGATCCCGTACGGCGCGCTGCCGGTCCCGCCGGAACGGCTCAGTCCGCTGCTGGCGGGCCGGATGTCGGCCAGCGAAGGGCTGGGCGCGCTGGTCGCCCAGTACCTGACCCGGATCACCGCGTTTCCGGAGCAGTACCGACAGGCCGACGCCGAGCGCCTCGGCGGGGTGGCACTCGACCTGATCTCCACCATGCTCGGCCGGCACCTGGTCGCCGAGGACGACGTGCCCCGCGAGGTACGCCGTCGGGCGCTGCTCGCCCAGGTGCGCGACCACGTCCAGCGACGGCTGGGGGACGCCGGCCTGACCCCGGGCTCGATCGCCGAGGCGCACCACGTCTCGGTCCGGAGCCTGCACCGGCTCTTCGAACAGGAGCAGACCACCGTCGCCTCCTACATCCGTGAGCTGCGCCTGGCGCGGTGCCGGCGGGACCTGGCCGATCCGGCGCTGGCGCACCGACCGGTCCAGGCCATCGCCACCCGCTGGGGATTCCGGGACAAGGCGCACTTCAGCCGGGTCTTCCGCGCCGCCCATCAGCTGACACCCCAGGAGTACCGGACGCTCCACCTCCAACAGGCACGGATGGTCAACAACCCGGCGTCCGGAGTCAACCCGGGCTCGCCATACTGA
- a CDS encoding DNA topoisomerase IB: MRLRRSDPGRAGYGRRRRGKGWTFLDRHGTPVRDPEVLGWLGELVIPPAWADVWIAPYPNGHILATGTDAAGRRQYLYHPQWRRKRDEAKFDHVLEVARRLPALRERIAGDLTGRGLNRDRVLATVARLLDMGAFRVGNEQYAVGEDATFGVSTLRPEHARSRGGCVVFEFPAKGGVEQVRRIEDPELCRVLTNLRRRRRAEERLFGYWDGRAWRDVRSDEVNGYLRDASGGEMTAKDFRTWHATVRAATELATVGTQRSATARRRAVAGVMRAVAELLGNTPTVARTSYVDPRVVDLYHDGVLLPVHPEAPREQVERAVLELLAEA, from the coding sequence GTGCGACTACGGCGCAGTGATCCGGGTCGGGCGGGGTACGGGCGTCGCCGACGCGGCAAGGGCTGGACCTTCCTGGACCGGCACGGTACGCCCGTGCGGGATCCGGAGGTGCTGGGTTGGCTGGGCGAGCTGGTGATCCCGCCCGCCTGGGCCGACGTCTGGATCGCGCCGTACCCGAACGGGCACATCCTGGCCACCGGGACCGACGCGGCCGGTCGCCGGCAGTACCTCTACCACCCGCAGTGGCGGCGCAAGCGGGACGAGGCGAAGTTCGACCACGTGCTGGAGGTGGCCCGACGGCTGCCGGCCCTGCGCGAGCGCATCGCCGGCGACCTCACCGGCCGGGGGCTGAACCGGGACCGGGTGCTCGCCACCGTCGCCCGGCTGCTCGACATGGGCGCGTTCCGGGTCGGCAACGAGCAGTATGCGGTCGGGGAGGACGCCACCTTCGGCGTCTCCACCCTGCGCCCGGAGCACGCCCGGTCCCGGGGCGGCTGCGTGGTCTTCGAGTTCCCCGCCAAGGGCGGCGTCGAGCAGGTCCGTCGGATCGAGGACCCGGAGCTGTGCCGGGTACTGACCAACCTGCGTCGGCGGCGGCGGGCCGAGGAGCGGCTCTTCGGCTACTGGGACGGCCGGGCCTGGCGGGACGTGCGCAGCGACGAGGTGAACGGCTACCTGCGGGACGCCAGCGGCGGCGAGATGACCGCCAAGGACTTCCGGACCTGGCACGCCACCGTACGGGCCGCCACCGAACTGGCCACCGTGGGGACGCAGCGTTCCGCCACGGCCCGTCGCCGTGCGGTGGCCGGGGTGATGCGGGCGGTGGCCGAACTGCTCGGCAACACACCCACGGTGGCCCGGACGTCCTACGTGGATCCCCGGGTGGTCGACCTCTACCACGACGGTGTGCTGCTGCCGGTGCACCCTGAAGCCCCCCGTGAGCAGGTCGAACGAGCGGTGCTGGAGCTGTTGGCGGAGGCCTGA